The Gemmatimonadota bacterium genome has a segment encoding these proteins:
- a CDS encoding proline iminopeptidase-family hydrolase, whose translation MRRLAFAGCTALASLLAACAPESPSPRAAAYFDNTGRSDTLTGGVRLIPITTPKGTFKVWTKRTGNNPTIKLLLLHGGPGMTHEYFEAFDSYFPGAGIEYYYYDQLGSFYSDQPKDSSLWNTERFVEEVEQVRQALGLGKDNFFLLGHSWGGILAMEYALKYQQHLKGLIVSNMMASIPAYNEYARNTLMPAMDQKVLAEVKALEAAGKYADPRYMELLIPHHYEQHVMRTPFAEWPSGVARAIAHVNPDIYVPMQGPSELGASGKLEKWDRTADLASITVPTLVIGGGHDTMDPKHMEWMSTQFPKGEYLYCPNGSHMSMYDDQRTYVDGVIAFLKGVKP comes from the coding sequence ATGCGTCGCCTCGCCTTCGCCGGCTGCACCGCCCTCGCCTCCCTCCTCGCCGCGTGTGCCCCCGAATCACCATCGCCGCGGGCGGCGGCCTACTTCGACAACACCGGCCGGAGCGACACCCTCACCGGCGGGGTCCGGCTGATCCCCATCACCACCCCCAAGGGGACGTTCAAGGTCTGGACGAAACGCACCGGCAACAACCCGACCATCAAGCTCCTGCTCCTGCACGGCGGCCCGGGGATGACGCACGAGTACTTCGAGGCGTTCGACTCGTATTTCCCCGGCGCCGGGATCGAGTACTACTACTACGACCAACTCGGCTCCTTCTACTCCGACCAGCCGAAGGACTCGTCCCTCTGGAACACCGAGCGCTTTGTCGAGGAAGTCGAGCAGGTGCGCCAGGCCCTGGGATTGGGCAAGGACAACTTCTTCCTGCTGGGCCATTCCTGGGGCGGGATCCTGGCGATGGAGTACGCCCTCAAGTACCAGCAGCACCTCAAGGGGCTGATCGTCTCGAACATGATGGCGAGCATCCCGGCCTACAACGAGTATGCGCGCAACACCCTCATGCCGGCGATGGACCAGAAGGTACTGGCCGAGGTGAAGGCGCTGGAAGCCGCCGGCAAGTACGCCGATCCCCGGTATATGGAGTTGCTGATCCCGCATCACTACGAGCAACACGTGATGCGCACGCCGTTTGCGGAATGGCCCAGCGGGGTGGCGCGGGCAATCGCCCACGTGAACCCCGACATCTACGTGCCGATGCAGGGCCCGAGTGAGCTGGGGGCGAGCGGCAAGCTGGAGAAGTGGGACCGGACGGCCGATCTCGCGTCGATCACGGTGCCTACCCTGGTGATCGGTGGGGGGCACGACACGATGGACCCCAAGCACATGGAGTGGATGTCGACGCAATTCCCCAAGGGCGAGTATCTCTACTGCCCGAACGGGAGCCACATGTCGATGTACGACGACCAGCGCACGTACGTGGACGGGGTGATCGCGTTCCTCAAGGGCGTCAAGCCGTAA
- a CDS encoding efflux RND transporter periplasmic adaptor subunit, protein MSHLAIVPAHRMRFTLLLLPLALACADATEDAAAAPVMDAATPVQLAPVAAGGDTSTITAVGSWGARDEVTLSFKIGGIVARVLVDQGATVRRGQVLAELDQREIDAMLAKATVGVEKARRDAARVERLFRDSVATIAQWQDAQSARDGAEADLRAAQVNHEYATIVAPADGTVLRRQANPGQLVGAGSPVLDFASRGRGQVMRVGVPDRDAVRVRVGAAATATFDAVPGRTFRGTVVLVGADADPRTGTWEVQVRLDGAAELPSGLVGRVSIAARSMRGTAAARGVAAIPAEALVEGDGEVGVVYTVDAGGTRARRIAVTLVGLEGNRVLVRGLDGIAQVVTAGATWLTDSARVEVKR, encoded by the coding sequence ATGTCTCACCTCGCCATCGTCCCCGCCCATCGCATGCGTTTCACCCTCCTGCTCCTCCCGCTCGCGCTCGCATGTGCCGACGCCACCGAGGATGCCGCCGCGGCCCCTGTCATGGACGCTGCCACCCCGGTCCAGCTGGCGCCCGTCGCGGCGGGTGGCGATACCTCAACCATCACCGCGGTTGGCAGCTGGGGAGCGCGGGACGAGGTGACGCTCTCATTCAAGATTGGCGGGATCGTCGCACGGGTCCTCGTCGATCAGGGCGCAACGGTACGCCGCGGCCAGGTGCTGGCCGAGCTCGACCAACGCGAGATCGATGCAATGTTGGCCAAGGCCACGGTCGGCGTGGAGAAGGCGCGCCGCGATGCCGCGCGGGTGGAACGACTCTTTCGCGACTCGGTCGCGACGATCGCACAGTGGCAGGATGCCCAGAGCGCTCGCGATGGCGCCGAGGCCGACCTGCGTGCCGCGCAGGTGAACCACGAGTATGCCACCATCGTCGCCCCCGCGGACGGCACCGTGCTTCGTCGGCAGGCAAACCCGGGACAGCTGGTTGGGGCCGGCTCCCCGGTGCTCGACTTCGCCTCCCGGGGGCGTGGGCAGGTGATGCGCGTGGGAGTGCCGGATCGCGATGCGGTCCGGGTGCGGGTTGGTGCCGCAGCGACGGCGACCTTTGATGCCGTCCCGGGACGCACCTTCCGGGGTACTGTCGTGCTCGTGGGTGCTGACGCCGATCCTCGCACCGGAACGTGGGAGGTCCAGGTGCGCCTGGATGGGGCGGCCGAGCTGCCGAGTGGCCTGGTGGGCCGGGTGTCCATCGCTGCCCGGTCCATGCGCGGTACGGCGGCGGCGCGTGGTGTGGCCGCCATCCCGGCCGAGGCCCTGGTGGAAGGTGATGGCGAGGTGGGCGTGGTCTACACCGTGGATGCCGGCGGCACGCGCGCGCGGCGGATCGCGGTCACCCTGGTGGGGCTCGAGGGGAACCGCGTCCTCGTGCGCGGGCTCGATGGCATCGCGCAGGTCGTGACCGCCGGGGCCACGTGGCTCACCGACTCCGCGCGCGTGGAGGTCAAGCGATGA
- a CDS encoding amidohydrolase family protein produces MRADWGMRPTLLLALALGARLVAAQTPPYDLLITGARVYDGTGNPAFPADVAVRDGRIVAVGRLGPAAARQRIDASGKVVIPGIIDIHSHADDGSSPDGGFRDADAKRRAAPNLVMQGVTTVVVNQDGRSPLPIAEQRRRITELGIGPNAALMVGHGSVRGAVMGRDVRRPSRPDEVDRMRAMVRQAMTDGAWGLSAGLEYAPGRWSTTDEVVALAQEVAPFHGVYISHERSEGQDPMWYWPSQDSAGPPTLLDAIRETIEVGERGGIRVVASHIKTKGANYWGSSGAAIQLIERARARGVDVWADQYPYATSGTDGSTVLVPTWALARDEAPVDGARGAADYHAALRRVLANPEQEARLRRDITHEIQRRGGAEQVLVFDHPDTGVVGKSLRQVATRWNVSEVDAAIQLQLRGRADRPGGGRVRGFSMDERDIEAYAALPWVATASDAGIALPEDGPATHARYYGTFPRKIRHYALTRGVLSVEDAIRSMTSLPAQIMGMRDRGQVREGMVADLAIIDLDRLTDKSTFTNPHQYAEGVEWVLVGGTPVVARGALTWALPGRILMPAR; encoded by the coding sequence ATGCGCGCAGATTGGGGGATGCGACCGACCCTGCTCCTCGCCCTCGCCCTAGGTGCGCGCCTTGTCGCCGCCCAAACTCCGCCGTATGACCTCCTGATCACGGGCGCTCGTGTCTACGACGGGACCGGGAACCCGGCCTTTCCGGCGGATGTGGCCGTCCGCGATGGGCGCATCGTCGCGGTGGGGCGCCTTGGGCCGGCGGCCGCGCGGCAGCGGATCGATGCGAGTGGCAAGGTGGTGATCCCGGGGATCATCGACATTCACTCACACGCCGATGACGGGAGCTCACCCGACGGCGGGTTCCGTGACGCCGACGCCAAGCGTCGCGCGGCCCCAAACCTCGTGATGCAGGGCGTGACCACCGTGGTCGTGAACCAGGATGGTCGTTCGCCCCTGCCCATCGCCGAGCAGCGTCGGCGCATCACCGAGCTTGGTATTGGCCCCAATGCCGCGCTGATGGTGGGGCACGGCAGTGTGCGTGGCGCGGTGATGGGGCGGGATGTGCGCCGTCCCTCGCGGCCGGATGAAGTGGACCGGATGCGCGCGATGGTGCGCCAGGCAATGACGGACGGGGCGTGGGGACTGTCGGCCGGGCTGGAATACGCTCCCGGTCGTTGGAGTACCACCGACGAGGTCGTGGCCCTCGCGCAGGAGGTTGCGCCGTTCCATGGGGTCTACATCTCGCACGAGCGCAGCGAGGGGCAGGACCCGATGTGGTATTGGCCGAGCCAGGACAGCGCGGGGCCACCAACGCTGCTCGACGCCATTCGTGAGACCATCGAGGTGGGTGAACGGGGAGGCATTCGCGTCGTGGCGTCGCACATCAAGACGAAGGGCGCCAACTACTGGGGGAGCAGTGGCGCGGCGATCCAGCTGATCGAGCGTGCGCGGGCGCGGGGAGTGGATGTGTGGGCGGACCAGTATCCGTATGCCACGAGTGGCACCGATGGCAGCACGGTGCTGGTGCCGACCTGGGCCCTCGCGCGCGATGAGGCCCCGGTGGACGGCGCGCGTGGTGCCGCCGACTACCACGCGGCGTTGCGGCGTGTCCTCGCCAACCCGGAACAGGAGGCGCGGTTGCGTCGCGACATCACCCATGAGATCCAACGACGTGGGGGCGCCGAGCAGGTGCTCGTCTTCGATCACCCGGATACGGGGGTGGTCGGCAAGAGCCTGCGGCAGGTGGCGACGCGCTGGAACGTGAGCGAGGTCGACGCCGCGATCCAGCTGCAGTTGCGCGGGCGCGCGGATCGTCCGGGGGGTGGTCGCGTGCGCGGCTTCTCCATGGACGAGCGCGACATCGAGGCATATGCCGCGCTCCCGTGGGTCGCGACGGCGTCGGACGCCGGGATTGCACTACCCGAAGACGGACCGGCCACGCATGCGCGCTACTATGGGACCTTTCCGCGGAAGATCAGGCACTACGCGTTGACGCGTGGTGTGTTGTCGGTCGAGGACGCGATCCGGTCCATGACATCCTTGCCGGCGCAGATCATGGGGATGCGCGACCGCGGGCAAGTGCGCGAGGGGATGGTGGCCGACCTCGCGATCATCGACCTCGACCGGCTCACTGACAAGTCGACGTTCACCAACCCGCACCAGTATGCGGAAGGGGTCGAGTGGGTGTTGGTGGGCGGGACGCCGGTTGTGGCGCGTGGCGCGTTGACGTGGGCACTGCCGGGCAGGATCCTGATGCCGGCGCGTTAG
- a CDS encoding TolC family protein: MFTIRPALQRSVPAVRLGAVMALLAIPIRAQDPLDSIARIAITRNLAVRQGREAEAQGQLAVRQARGLYLPTVGLDARYSELSGAVNIGDAVNPAYAALNQLLGRNVFPTNINQTLPFKQETRLRTTVPLFNGALHANLDAARAVATLRGAERAAAVRSLDATARLAYLDHARARRAVDVWDATLLVLRENERVASRMLAAGTITGDVVFRARAAVADGEQQLAESVRLRQASLGALNLLLDRELDTAVPELIDSLLPAQAPVTRDEALANARRREEFDQAEAGVAAARAQGRAASSAFLPSVALAADVGVQGANYAFNSKHDVAIASLVLSWNLFNGGQDARRREVAASAERAMTYRTAELQRAIALEVGTAHDAVAVAQKALAAAHARVDAARRAFQMVDRRFVEGLAAHLEWSDARTQLTSADLNLVLSRYTLAARVVDLERAAALRRLPQ, from the coding sequence ATGTTTACAATCCGTCCCGCCTTGCAGAGATCGGTGCCCGCTGTGCGCCTCGGGGCGGTGATGGCACTGCTGGCGATCCCCATCCGCGCGCAGGATCCCTTGGACTCGATCGCCCGCATCGCCATCACCCGGAATCTGGCGGTGCGTCAGGGGCGGGAGGCGGAGGCACAGGGGCAACTGGCCGTTCGACAGGCGCGGGGGCTGTACCTGCCCACCGTCGGCCTCGACGCGCGCTACTCGGAACTCAGCGGCGCCGTCAACATCGGGGACGCCGTGAACCCGGCCTACGCGGCGCTCAACCAGCTGTTGGGGCGCAACGTCTTCCCGACCAACATCAACCAGACGCTCCCGTTCAAGCAGGAGACCCGCCTTCGGACGACGGTCCCGCTCTTCAACGGTGCGCTGCACGCCAACCTCGACGCCGCCCGTGCGGTGGCGACCCTTCGCGGTGCCGAACGCGCCGCCGCGGTCCGCAGCCTCGATGCCACGGCCCGCCTGGCCTACCTGGACCACGCGCGCGCCCGGCGTGCCGTCGATGTCTGGGATGCAACGCTTTTGGTGCTACGGGAAAACGAGCGGGTCGCGTCCCGGATGCTCGCGGCCGGCACGATCACCGGCGACGTGGTCTTTCGTGCGCGCGCCGCGGTGGCCGATGGGGAGCAGCAACTCGCAGAGTCGGTTCGCCTGCGCCAGGCATCGTTAGGTGCCCTGAACCTCCTGCTCGACCGCGAGCTGGACACTGCGGTGCCCGAGCTCATCGACTCCCTGCTCCCGGCCCAGGCGCCGGTGACGCGCGACGAGGCCCTCGCCAACGCCCGTCGCCGCGAGGAGTTCGACCAGGCGGAGGCCGGGGTCGCGGCCGCGCGCGCCCAGGGGCGTGCCGCGTCGAGCGCCTTCCTCCCCTCGGTCGCCCTCGCCGCGGACGTGGGGGTGCAAGGGGCGAACTACGCCTTCAACAGCAAGCACGACGTGGCCATCGCCAGCCTCGTGTTGAGCTGGAACCTATTCAATGGCGGCCAGGATGCGCGCCGGCGCGAGGTCGCCGCCTCGGCCGAACGCGCCATGACCTACCGTACCGCCGAGCTGCAGCGCGCCATCGCCCTCGAGGTGGGCACGGCCCATGACGCGGTCGCCGTCGCGCAGAAGGCACTGGCCGCCGCCCACGCCCGGGTGGACGCCGCCCGACGCGCCTTCCAGATGGTGGACCGGCGCTTTGTCGAGGGGCTCGCCGCCCACCTCGAATGGTCGGACGCGCGCACGCAGCTCACGTCGGCCGACCTCAACCTCGTCCTCTCCCGCTACACGCTGGCCGCCCGCGTGGTCGACCTCGAACGCGCCGCAGCCCTGCGGCGCCTTCCCCAATGA
- a CDS encoding efflux RND transporter permease subunit: MKLVAFSVRRWQFTILVFLMLAALGVASWFKIPRGEDPIFPIPIYTVVAVYPGASPGDMEQLVVDPLEDQLNALERVKRLSSEAKDGLAIVEVEFDPEVDADRKEDEVLRELNALRPSLPSGLTRLQVVRASGTNVSILQAALVSETATYATLDSLAHQVEDRLERIAGVKKAERWAAPSRQVEVNLDLERLARLGLPAMQVLQAIGSDNATIPGGSIDVGARRFNLVPVGRYRSLDEVGATVIGGGAAGIVRLKDVAQVRWGYGDPVHIGRWNGRRAVFVTAAMQEGGNIATLKAAIWPELDRIEATLPPGVTLERGFDQAANVARRLSRLGTDFAIALALVLLTLLPLGWRASVVVMVSIPLSLLMAVTMLEATGLSINQLSIVGFVIALGLLVDDSIVVVENITRFLREGHSRREAAVEATRQIAVAVMGATATLIFAFLPLIFLPGLSGRYIRSLPIAVVYAVLASLFVSFTIVPWLASLVMPRNAPAHGNRFLRLLERGIQVTYAPLLHRALAYPWRTLAVSGVLVVASLALVPAVGFSLFPKAGTPQFLVDIETPEGASLEATDAAARFVERTVLPHPAVRGAFTNVGRGNPFVYYNVAPRQESTNHAQLFVLLHAYEADGTPAMLDSLRVRLAAYPGARIEVREFENGPPIDAPIALRVEGPDLDSLRALSARVARVMGATAGTQYVRDPLALQRTDLAVQVDRQKAGVFGVTTVELDRTVRLAVAGLEAGQFRAGDGDEYPIVVRVAREGRPTRAILDRIEVASTTGASVPLGQLATVRFRGSPTVVTHRDQQRAVTVTSYVRTGYNTDRVTRTILNSVQALRLPEGYRLVAAGEIESRQESFGGIGAAIIVATFGILAILVLEFRTFTSTLVVASVIPLGIVGGIVALWLSGNTLSFTAMIGFVALIGIEIKTSILLVDFTDELRRQGMALDDAIQRAGEVRFVPIVLTSLTAIGGLLPLAVEGSSLYSPLAWVIIGGLVSSTLIARLVTPVMYRMLAPRLEFTQEQAVPADLAVLPAH; this comes from the coding sequence ATGAAGCTCGTCGCGTTCTCGGTTCGCCGATGGCAGTTCACGATCCTCGTCTTCCTCATGCTGGCCGCGCTTGGCGTGGCCAGCTGGTTCAAGATCCCGCGGGGCGAGGACCCGATCTTCCCGATCCCGATCTACACCGTCGTGGCGGTCTATCCCGGTGCAAGCCCGGGCGACATGGAGCAACTGGTTGTGGATCCGTTGGAAGACCAGCTGAACGCGCTTGAGCGCGTCAAGCGCTTGTCGTCGGAGGCGAAGGACGGGCTCGCGATCGTGGAAGTCGAATTCGACCCCGAAGTGGATGCGGATCGCAAGGAGGATGAAGTGCTGCGCGAGTTGAATGCGCTCCGTCCGAGCCTGCCGTCGGGATTGACCCGCCTCCAGGTCGTCCGGGCGTCGGGCACCAACGTGAGCATCCTGCAAGCGGCGTTGGTGAGCGAGACGGCGACATACGCCACCCTGGATTCGCTCGCCCACCAGGTGGAGGATCGACTGGAGCGCATCGCGGGGGTGAAGAAGGCCGAGCGATGGGCCGCGCCGAGCCGGCAGGTGGAGGTCAACCTCGACCTGGAGCGACTCGCGCGGCTCGGGCTGCCGGCGATGCAGGTGTTGCAGGCGATCGGGAGCGACAACGCCACGATCCCCGGCGGCAGCATCGACGTCGGCGCCCGTCGCTTCAACCTGGTGCCGGTGGGTCGGTACCGCTCGCTGGATGAGGTGGGGGCCACGGTGATTGGCGGTGGGGCTGCGGGGATCGTGCGGCTCAAGGACGTGGCCCAGGTGCGATGGGGATACGGCGACCCCGTGCACATCGGTCGGTGGAACGGGCGTCGGGCCGTCTTCGTGACCGCGGCCATGCAGGAAGGCGGGAACATCGCGACGCTCAAGGCCGCGATCTGGCCGGAACTCGACCGGATCGAGGCGACGCTACCGCCTGGGGTGACCCTCGAGCGTGGTTTCGACCAGGCCGCCAACGTGGCCCGGCGCCTCTCGCGCCTTGGCACCGACTTCGCGATTGCGCTCGCCCTGGTCCTCCTCACGTTGCTGCCGCTCGGGTGGCGAGCCTCGGTGGTCGTGATGGTCTCGATTCCCCTGTCACTGCTCATGGCCGTGACCATGCTGGAGGCGACCGGGCTCAGCATCAACCAGCTGTCGATTGTTGGGTTCGTGATCGCGCTCGGCTTGCTGGTGGACGACAGCATCGTGGTCGTGGAGAACATCACGCGCTTCCTTCGCGAAGGACATTCGCGACGCGAGGCGGCGGTGGAGGCGACGCGGCAGATTGCGGTCGCGGTGATGGGGGCGACGGCGACGCTCATCTTTGCCTTCCTGCCGCTGATCTTTCTCCCCGGGTTGTCCGGGCGGTACATCCGGTCGCTGCCGATCGCGGTGGTTTATGCGGTGCTGGCGTCGCTCTTCGTGAGCTTCACCATCGTGCCGTGGCTCGCCTCGCTGGTGATGCCGCGGAACGCCCCGGCACACGGGAACCGTTTCCTGCGATTGCTGGAGCGCGGGATCCAGGTGACCTACGCGCCGCTCCTGCACCGGGCCCTCGCGTATCCCTGGCGGACCCTGGCGGTGTCCGGCGTGCTCGTCGTGGCGTCGCTTGCCCTGGTCCCCGCGGTGGGGTTCTCGCTATTCCCCAAGGCGGGGACGCCGCAGTTCCTCGTGGATATCGAGACGCCGGAGGGCGCGTCGCTCGAGGCCACCGATGCGGCGGCGCGTTTCGTTGAGCGGACCGTCCTGCCGCATCCGGCCGTGCGCGGTGCCTTCACGAACGTCGGGCGCGGCAATCCCTTTGTGTACTACAACGTGGCGCCCCGCCAGGAATCCACTAATCACGCCCAGCTGTTCGTCCTGTTGCATGCCTACGAGGCGGACGGCACCCCGGCCATGCTCGACTCGTTGCGAGTGCGACTGGCGGCGTATCCCGGCGCGCGCATCGAGGTGCGCGAGTTCGAGAACGGTCCGCCCATCGACGCCCCGATCGCGCTGCGCGTCGAGGGGCCGGACCTGGACTCGCTGCGTGCGCTCTCGGCCCGCGTCGCGCGGGTGATGGGCGCGACGGCGGGGACACAGTACGTGCGTGACCCGCTGGCCCTGCAGCGCACCGACCTGGCCGTGCAGGTCGACCGCCAGAAGGCTGGCGTCTTTGGCGTCACGACCGTTGAGCTGGACCGGACCGTGCGCCTCGCTGTCGCGGGACTCGAGGCTGGGCAGTTCCGCGCCGGCGACGGGGATGAGTATCCCATCGTGGTCCGCGTGGCGCGCGAGGGTCGCCCGACCCGTGCCATCCTCGACCGGATCGAGGTCGCCTCCACCACCGGGGCCTCGGTGCCACTCGGCCAGCTCGCCACCGTGCGGTTCCGCGGGTCGCCCACCGTGGTGACGCACCGGGACCAGCAACGCGCGGTGACCGTCACCAGCTACGTGCGCACCGGCTACAACACGGACCGGGTCACGCGGACCATCCTGAACAGCGTGCAGGCCCTGCGGTTGCCCGAGGGGTATCGCCTGGTCGCCGCTGGTGAGATCGAGAGCCGGCAGGAGAGCTTTGGTGGCATCGGGGCGGCGATCATCGTCGCCACGTTCGGGATCCTTGCGATCCTTGTGCTGGAGTTTCGCACCTTCACGAGCACGCTGGTGGTGGCGTCGGTCATCCCGCTGGGGATCGTCGGGGGCATTGTGGCGCTGTGGCTGAGCGGGAACACCTTGAGCTTCACCGCGATGATCGGGTTCGTCGCGTTGATCGGGATCGAGATCAAGACCTCGATCCTGCTCGTCGACTTCACTGATGAACTGCGACGGCAGGGGATGGCCCTGGATGACGCGATCCAGCGTGCGGGCGAGGTTCGCTTTGTGCCGATCGTCCTCACGTCGCTCACGGCCATCGGGGGATTGTTGCCACTCGCCGTGGAGGGGTCGTCGCTCTATTCCCCCCTGGCCTGGGTCATCATCGGTGGGTTGGTGTCGTCGACCCTGATCGCCCGCCTCGTGACGCCGGTGATGTACCGCATGCTCGCCCCGCGACTGGAGTTCACCCAGGAGCAGGCTGTGCCGGCCGACCTTGCGGTGCTTCCGGCCCACTAG
- a CDS encoding threonine/serine dehydratase yields the protein MEYTAGAAGDTPVSAVDVDEADRRIRPRVAETPYRQSDGWSAAAGIEVWLKEEQHLPTGSFKLRGAVNKLLTLSAAARAAGIVAASSGNHGAAVAYAASAMGVRARVYVPEGASPAKVDKIRAKGAEIVLFGTDGLDTELEARAAAARTGAAYVSPYNDPAVMAGQGTAAVEMLRQGPVPDTIYIAVGGGGLIGGMALWLRAMAPQVRIVGALPANSPVMAESVRAGRIVEMVSEPTLSDGTAGGIEAGAITFPVCRDLVHEWVTVTEDEIAAAMRQWAQVEPGRIEGAAGVALAAMWRDAPKLNGQRVAVVVCGGNIAGEAWGRVVGDRR from the coding sequence ATGGAATACACGGCGGGTGCAGCAGGTGATACACCGGTGAGCGCGGTTGACGTCGACGAGGCGGATCGGCGGATCCGGCCGCGGGTAGCCGAAACGCCATACCGTCAAAGTGACGGGTGGTCGGCGGCCGCCGGGATCGAGGTCTGGCTCAAGGAGGAGCAGCACCTCCCGACGGGATCGTTCAAGCTCCGGGGCGCTGTCAACAAGTTGCTCACCTTGAGCGCTGCGGCCAGGGCGGCCGGGATTGTCGCGGCATCCAGTGGGAATCACGGGGCCGCGGTGGCGTACGCGGCCTCCGCCATGGGAGTCCGGGCGCGCGTGTATGTGCCGGAGGGTGCGTCGCCGGCCAAGGTGGACAAGATCCGGGCGAAGGGGGCCGAAATCGTGCTTTTTGGCACTGACGGCCTGGATACGGAGCTGGAGGCGCGGGCGGCGGCGGCGAGAACGGGTGCGGCCTATGTCTCCCCGTACAACGATCCCGCGGTGATGGCTGGGCAGGGGACCGCGGCGGTGGAGATGCTGCGACAGGGACCGGTGCCGGACACGATCTACATCGCCGTAGGTGGCGGTGGGTTGATCGGTGGCATGGCGCTCTGGTTGCGTGCGATGGCCCCCCAGGTGCGGATCGTTGGGGCGCTGCCCGCGAATTCGCCAGTCATGGCCGAGAGCGTGCGGGCTGGCCGGATTGTGGAGATGGTGTCCGAGCCGACGTTGTCCGACGGGACGGCTGGGGGGATCGAGGCTGGTGCGATCACCTTCCCGGTGTGTCGCGACCTGGTGCACGAGTGGGTGACAGTGACCGAGGACGAGATTGCCGCGGCGATGCGGCAGTGGGCGCAGGTGGAGCCGGGCCGGATCGAGGGCGCGGCCGGCGTGGCGCTCGCGGCGATGTGGCGCGATGCGCCGAAGCTGAACGGTCAGCGGGTGGCGGTCGTTGTGTGCGGCGGGAATATCGCGGGGGAGGCGTGGGGGCGGGTGGTGGGGGATCGGCGGTAG
- a CDS encoding L,D-transpeptidase family protein, translating to MKPLFAAFALAVLALGASAQAPIDSVPAAPETAAVRARLLEANAPGLRWPRVGDVAAAVTAAYERVQWRPLWSNGGRLTPAARGTLAFLTQVDSLGLDPRDFDVARLDSLARTIDQAPAEAAIADFETTLSVANARLLRALRWGRARQPQAYPRLPAPGEGFDLAAGLYALAVGPDPVAVFDQAGPQWTAYRDLTRALPAVRRLAADTSVSPGAPIATLRGRPLPTAAPLRLVLAAIGYPSDSTAPTPAADTLLDPSLSRALSAYQKDAGIVRSGVFDPRTRDHLRTNLRRRERDAVLSLERWRWLPRSGDRRAIVVNIPEFRLHVYEQATTGTPTFSMNVVVGRGEKDRYTPLFVEEMEHVIFSPYWEVPQTIAKDEIVPKATKDSTYLVRNRYVLVRGYSEKAPVVTPDSASLARIGKSVRVRQLPGDYNSLGRVKFMLPNDLNIYLHDTNEKHLFKRTTRALSHGCVRVAEPQKLAQWVLAGDTAWSLDRMKKAMKAEKPELVKLSEHIPVLLVYHTAAVDTAGVLRSYQDVYKYNDELVALLAKGYGAS from the coding sequence GTGAAGCCACTGTTCGCTGCATTCGCTCTTGCTGTCCTCGCCCTGGGCGCCAGTGCCCAGGCGCCGATCGATTCCGTGCCGGCGGCGCCGGAGACGGCGGCGGTCCGTGCACGCTTGCTCGAGGCGAATGCGCCTGGCCTGCGGTGGCCGCGGGTCGGCGATGTCGCCGCCGCCGTGACGGCCGCCTACGAGAGAGTACAGTGGCGCCCCCTCTGGAGCAACGGCGGGCGGCTGACCCCAGCGGCGCGCGGCACGCTCGCGTTCCTCACCCAGGTCGACTCGTTAGGGCTGGACCCGCGCGACTTTGACGTGGCGCGCCTGGACTCGCTCGCCCGCACCATCGACCAGGCGCCAGCCGAAGCGGCAATTGCCGACTTCGAGACCACCCTCAGCGTGGCCAATGCGCGGCTCCTGCGTGCGCTCCGCTGGGGACGCGCCCGCCAGCCGCAGGCCTACCCGCGCCTCCCTGCGCCGGGTGAGGGGTTCGACCTCGCCGCCGGGCTGTACGCACTCGCCGTGGGCCCCGATCCGGTGGCGGTCTTCGACCAAGCCGGTCCCCAATGGACGGCCTACCGCGACCTCACGCGCGCCCTTCCCGCCGTCCGTCGGCTCGCCGCGGACACCTCGGTTTCACCGGGGGCCCCGATCGCCACTCTTCGGGGGCGCCCGCTTCCCACGGCTGCGCCGCTCCGCCTGGTCCTCGCCGCCATCGGCTATCCGTCCGACAGTACTGCCCCCACGCCTGCGGCGGACACCCTGCTCGACCCGTCGCTGTCCCGCGCACTCTCGGCCTATCAAAAGGATGCGGGAATTGTGCGAAGCGGCGTGTTCGACCCCCGCACGCGTGACCACCTGCGCACGAACCTCCGGCGACGCGAACGCGATGCCGTGCTCTCCCTCGAGCGATGGCGTTGGCTTCCCCGCTCCGGCGACCGTCGGGCGATCGTCGTCAACATTCCGGAGTTCCGGCTCCACGTCTATGAGCAGGCGACCACCGGCACGCCGACGTTCAGCATGAACGTGGTGGTCGGTCGCGGCGAGAAGGACCGATACACCCCGCTGTTTGTCGAGGAGATGGAGCACGTGATCTTCTCGCCGTACTGGGAGGTCCCGCAGACCATCGCGAAGGACGAGATCGTCCCCAAGGCCACGAAGGACTCCACGTACCTCGTGCGCAACCGCTACGTCCTGGTGCGCGGCTACAGCGAGAAGGCCCCGGTGGTCACGCCAGATTCCGCGAGCCTCGCCCGCATCGGCAAGAGCGTTCGGGTGCGCCAGCTGCCCGGGGACTACAACTCGCTCGGCCGCGTGAAGTTCATGTTGCCGAATGACCTGAACATTTATCTGCACGACACCAACGAGAAGCACCTCTTCAAGCGCACCACGCGCGCCCTCTCCCATGGGTGCGTGCGCGTAGCCGAGCCGCAGAAGCTGGCGCAGTGGGTCCTGGCCGGCGACACCGCCTGGTCCCTGGACCGGATGAAGAAGGCGATGAAGGCGGAGAAGCCCGAGCTGGTGAAGCTCAGCGAGCACATCCCGGTGCTCCTGGTCTACCACACCGCGGCGGTCGACACGGCCGGTGTCCTACGGAGCTACCAGGACGTCTACAAGTACAACGACGAGTTGGTGGCCCTGCTGGCGAAGGGGTACGGCGCGAGCTAG